Proteins encoded by one window of Bacteroidota bacterium:
- a CDS encoding tetratricopeptide repeat protein yields MFGLFNNKRPKLTITAEDKKWVEDNLLWLGETYGFERVLKTPFIYPHYEEFPYNNLRKEEQFIPFFKKLCDIFGVNPKDIEVLTFCNDTTQWDEMIPNSKSAVKTNSKPRKITKHKLLITDDDFETIERTVAVVVYNLALFKLVKDGYHKKGANNEDDSLVVLTALFFGFGVFLANGNFLQKGRKKSIITTFPEQAIAYINALICYITNTEFEKVHKLLNKNTKLAFKQNYEYLKNTGDTVLDKATLNENITLNKLYELIDKLDAEKDYNALIVAWDEVLKIQNEEWEPWNNLGYAKLMLGRFEEAIKDFTQALYCDNCAAFPFNNRGFCRLQTDDLVSGYSDIVSSLNFDDSNSYVWRTLGIYYLLKHEYADALENLEQALTMDDSTDLIHFYLAKAYAAVGNTDKQQYHQQKSIELNETTDEFLKANRI; encoded by the coding sequence ATGTTCGGACTATTTAACAATAAACGCCCTAAACTTACCATTACAGCTGAAGATAAAAAGTGGGTGGAGGATAATTTATTGTGGTTAGGCGAGACCTACGGATTTGAAAGAGTTCTTAAAACACCCTTCATTTATCCGCATTATGAAGAGTTTCCTTACAATAACCTGAGAAAGGAAGAGCAATTTATTCCGTTCTTCAAAAAACTCTGCGACATTTTTGGGGTAAACCCCAAGGATATTGAGGTTTTAACCTTCTGCAACGATACTACCCAGTGGGATGAAATGATTCCTAATAGCAAAAGTGCCGTCAAAACAAATAGTAAACCCCGCAAAATTACCAAGCACAAGCTATTAATTACTGATGACGATTTTGAGACGATTGAACGTACAGTTGCTGTAGTGGTTTATAATTTGGCCTTGTTCAAATTGGTTAAAGATGGCTACCATAAGAAGGGTGCTAATAATGAGGATGACAGTTTAGTTGTTTTAACAGCCCTGTTCTTTGGTTTCGGGGTGTTTTTGGCGAATGGGAATTTTCTGCAAAAAGGACGAAAAAAATCAATTATTACAACATTTCCCGAACAAGCAATAGCGTATATAAACGCACTGATATGCTACATTACCAATACCGAATTTGAAAAAGTACACAAACTGCTTAATAAAAATACCAAGCTTGCTTTTAAACAGAACTATGAGTATTTAAAAAATACTGGCGATACTGTTTTGGATAAAGCAACACTCAATGAAAACATTACCCTAAACAAGCTGTATGAGCTTATAGATAAATTAGATGCAGAAAAAGACTACAATGCCCTGATAGTTGCTTGGGATGAAGTGTTAAAAATACAAAACGAAGAATGGGAGCCGTGGAATAATCTCGGATACGCAAAGTTAATGCTTGGAAGGTTTGAAGAAGCCATTAAAGACTTTACCCAAGCTCTTTATTGTGATAATTGTGCTGCTTTTCCTTTTAATAACAGAGGTTTTTGCAGGCTACAAACAGACGACTTGGTTAGTGGATACTCTGATATCGTTTCTTCTCTTAATTTTGACGATAGTAATTCATACGTCTGGAGGACATTGGGCATTTATTATTTGTTGAAGCACGAATATGCCGATGCACTTGAAAATCTGGAACAGGCTTTAACAATGGACGATAGCACTGATTTAATTCACTTCTATTTAGCAAAGGCCTATGCTGCCGTTGGTAATACCGATAAACAACAATACCATCAGCAAAAATCAATCGAGTTGAACGAAACAACAGACGAGTTTCTGAAAGCTAATAGGATTTAG
- the lysA gene encoding diaminopimelate decarboxylase: MQLENNRYTLGGVDLLAVCEQYDTPVYVYDAAKIVSQFHRLVNAFDGTNIKIKYAMKALNNINVLKLLKKEGCGVDAVSIQEVWLAKKAGFEPHEILYSPNCVSIEEIQMAVDEGVRINIDNISILEQFGNLYGNTVPVCIRINPHIMAGGNAKISVGHIDSKFGISFYQMRHVARVVKLHNIKVEGLHMHTGSEFLDAGVFLQGAELLFEASADFPDLEFIDFGSGFKVAYKEGDVTTDIEDIGKKITKRFAQFCNEYGRELELWFEPGKFMVSESGYFLVKSNVIKQTTSTVFVGVDSGQNHLIRPMFYDAYHHITNISNPSGTPRIYSVVGYICETDTFGWDRKLNEVREGDILAFHNAGAYCYTMSNNYNSRFRPAEVLILDGKAHLIRQRENIEDLMKNVVEVEI, encoded by the coding sequence ATGCAGTTAGAAAACAACCGATACACCTTGGGTGGGGTAGATTTGCTGGCGGTATGCGAGCAATATGATACACCCGTTTATGTTTACGACGCTGCGAAAATCGTTTCGCAGTTTCACAGGCTTGTTAACGCTTTTGATGGTACTAACATAAAGATAAAGTACGCCATGAAAGCCCTGAATAACATAAATGTGTTGAAGTTGTTGAAGAAGGAAGGCTGTGGCGTTGATGCCGTGTCTATACAGGAAGTATGGCTGGCTAAAAAAGCAGGTTTTGAACCCCATGAGATTTTATACTCGCCTAATTGTGTGTCTATCGAAGAGATACAAATGGCTGTAGACGAAGGCGTACGTATCAATATCGACAATATTTCTATTCTTGAACAGTTTGGTAATTTATACGGCAACACCGTTCCTGTGTGCATCCGTATCAATCCGCACATTATGGCGGGCGGAAATGCCAAAATTTCAGTAGGCCATATCGATTCTAAATTCGGTATCTCTTTTTACCAAATGCGCCACGTAGCCCGTGTGGTAAAGTTGCACAACATTAAAGTAGAAGGCTTGCATATGCACACCGGCAGCGAGTTTTTGGATGCGGGAGTGTTTTTGCAAGGTGCTGAATTGTTGTTTGAAGCAAGTGCTGATTTTCCTGATTTGGAGTTTATTGATTTTGGCAGCGGGTTTAAAGTAGCTTATAAAGAAGGCGACGTAACCACTGATATTGAGGATATTGGTAAAAAGATAACCAAACGCTTTGCTCAATTTTGCAATGAGTACGGTCGTGAGCTTGAGCTTTGGTTTGAACCGGGCAAGTTTATGGTGAGCGAATCGGGGTATTTTTTGGTGAAATCAAATGTGATTAAGCAAACCACCAGTACAGTATTTGTTGGGGTTGATAGCGGACAAAACCATTTGATACGCCCTATGTTTTACGATGCCTACCACCACATTACCAACATTAGCAACCCAAGTGGTACGCCCCGCATATACAGTGTGGTGGGCTACATTTGCGAAACGGATACGTTTGGCTGGGACCGCAAGTTAAATGAGGTGCGCGAAGGAGATATCCTTGCATTTCACAATGCGGGTGCTTATTGCTATACCATGAGTAATAACTACAACAGTCGTTTTCGTCCTGCGGAGGTGCTGATATTAGACGGAAAAGCCCACTTGATACGCCAACGTGAAAACATTGAAGATTTGATGAAAAACGTGGTGGAAGTGGAGATATAA
- a CDS encoding phytanoyl-CoA dioxygenase family protein, whose translation MNATRLLDTQGFEVFDKVFGVEEIRSLQTYFDRINAPDGKNLFAIRNLFGNHPDLLPLVFTEGFTRFKNSIAPEYSLIKGVYFDKPEGSNWFVAWHQDITISVTDKNTTEGFINWLPKEYGYSVQPQLEYLENIVTLRIHLDETNENNGALRVIPNSHSKGVVRLEEVNTEEAITCNVSSGGVMAMKPLLMHSSRRITEGSRRRVLHLEFSNKNLPHGLHWAENIDWQ comes from the coding sequence ATGAATGCTACAAGGTTGCTTGATACACAAGGCTTTGAGGTTTTTGACAAGGTGTTTGGCGTGGAAGAGATTAGAAGCTTGCAAACCTATTTTGACCGAATAAATGCACCCGATGGCAAAAACTTATTCGCCATCCGTAATTTGTTTGGGAATCACCCCGATTTGCTTCCTTTGGTGTTTACGGAAGGGTTTACTCGGTTTAAAAACAGCATAGCTCCCGAGTACTCATTGATAAAGGGGGTGTATTTTGATAAGCCCGAAGGGTCAAATTGGTTTGTGGCTTGGCATCAGGATATTACAATATCTGTTACAGACAAAAACACCACTGAAGGATTTATTAATTGGTTGCCCAAAGAATACGGATATTCAGTACAACCTCAGCTTGAATACTTAGAGAACATTGTAACATTACGCATCCATCTTGACGAAACCAATGAGAACAACGGAGCGTTGCGGGTAATACCCAATTCTCATTCAAAAGGTGTGGTTAGATTGGAAGAAGTAAACACAGAGGAAGCTATAACTTGCAATGTAAGCAGCGGGGGAGTAATGGCTATGAAGCCCTTATTAATGCATTCATCAAGAAGAATAACAGAAGGCAGCCGAAGACGGGTGCTACACTTAGAATTTTCTAACAAAAATTTACCCCACGGATTGCATTGGGCTGAGAATATAGATTGGCAGTGA